Genomic window (Thermodesulfobacteriota bacterium):
TTCGCGAGGCCACGTTAGTGGCCGTGGCGATCTCTTTTTTTGTCATCCTGAACCATGTCCTGAACTCGTTTCAGGATCTATTCAGGATCTCGTCTTTTTCTTGAGATTGCCGCGGTCGCAAAGTGCGCTCCCTCGCAATGACAATGAAGGAGCTGCAGTAGCGCTTCGCAGAAATCAATCATGAGCAAACATTGCATGCGGATGCTGATATGAAATACATGGAGCAGGAGCTGGTTTCCATACCCTCGGGCGAGGGCAAGGTAGACGCGCTTTACTACCACAGCACTGTGAAGGACGACCGTATACCGGAGAGGGACGTAGGCATCGTGCATGTCCACGGGTTCCTCGGCAATTTCTTGGACGGGAGCCAGCGCTTCCTCCCGCCGATACTCGCCGAGGCCGGGTACTCCTCGCTCGCCATAAACACGCGCATGGCGAACTTCGGCCTCTTCTTCGGCTACGGGATAATAGACGACGTCATGCCCCAGATAGACGCCGCTGTCGATTACCTCGTCAGGCTCGGGTACAAGAAGGTCATCATCTCCGGGTACAGCCTCGGCACGTGCATTGTGCTCAGGTACGCGTCGCTCAGGAGCGACCCCGAGCGCTACCCTCATCTCAAAGGCGTCATGTCGCTCGCGACTCCCTATTCTATGCCCGAATCTATAAGGAAGCGGTGGAACAGGTGGGGGAGCGAGCCCTCGTACGACGAGGTTTACGAAGAGGCGAAAGAGATACTGAAGCCCGACCCGTACAACACGCAGCACGACAGGACGATACTCATATATAAAGGCCGCGGGAATACGTACCTCCCCTGGCACACGGAGATCTACACGTACAAGACCTGGTGGTTCCTCGCGGGGCCTGAGGCTTATATGGCGAAGGCGTACCTCAAGATGGAGAGGATAAAGCTCCCGCTGCTGTTGATCCAGGGATGGTACGACGACATCGTGAAGCCCGAAGAGACTCACAGCCTCGCGGACATTGCGATACAGTCGGGCAACCAGGACGTCTCCGCCTTTTACGTGAACGCGGGACACACGTTCGAGGGGAAAGAGGAAGAGCTGGGGGAGATCATCGTCAGGTGGCTCGACAAGAGGTTCAGATAAGGGAACGGACGGTCAGAAATGGTTCCGAGACAGAGAAAGCTCCTCTCATTCAGCGCCCCGGACGGTTTTCTTATAAACGCCGTCCTCGTGTCGGGCGAATTCGAGAAAGAAAAGGACCTGTATAACACGCCCATAGTCCTCCTCGTCCACGGCGTGCTCGGGCATTTCCTCGCGAGGGG
Coding sequences:
- a CDS encoding alpha/beta hydrolase — its product is MKYMEQELVSIPSGEGKVDALYYHSTVKDDRIPERDVGIVHVHGFLGNFLDGSQRFLPPILAEAGYSSLAINTRMANFGLFFGYGIIDDVMPQIDAAVDYLVRLGYKKVIISGYSLGTCIVLRYASLRSDPERYPHLKGVMSLATPYSMPESIRKRWNRWGSEPSYDEVYEEAKEILKPDPYNTQHDRTILIYKGRGNTYLPWHTEIYTYKTWWFLAGPEAYMAKAYLKMERIKLPLLLIQGWYDDIVKPEETHSLADIAIQSGNQDVSAFYVNAGHTFEGKEEELGEIIVRWLDKRFR